The DNA segment AGGCCGATATTTGCGTTGCCGGTATTGCCGAAGCCGATGTTGAAGCTGCCGGTGTTGCCGAAACCGAGGTTTTGGACGGCGGCCGTCAGCGCGGGGCCCGAGTTTCCGAAACCGATGTTGACGCTGCCGATGTTTCCGCTGCCCAAGTTGTGGCTGCCGATGTTTCCGCTGCCCAGGTTGTAGGTGCCGAGATTGCCGAGGCCGAAGTTGTGGCTGCCGATGTTTCCGCTGCCCAGGTTCCCCAATCCGAGGTTTGCCAGACCCAGGTTGAAAGTCGCGCTCGGCCCATGCTGCAACCAGCCGGCCAGGTCGGCGCCGACGTTGTTGAAGCCCGAGACAGGGCTCGGTGTTCCCAGGCCCGTGTTGAACAGGCCCGAAACGGTACTCCCCAAGTTCGCCCAGCCCGATTGCAGCGAACCGTAGTTCTGGAACCCAGAGTTTCCCATCGCCGCGGTGGCGACGTTGTAGAAGCCCGAATTGTTGCCGAAATTTTGCCAGCCCGACGCGCTGCCAGCGCCCCAGTTCAGAAAGCCCGACGACGGGCCTATGGTGGCATTGAAAAAGCCCGGTTGCGGCTCAAGGTTGATGAGCGGAATGTGGATGGGCCCCAGCCCACCCGTTGCCAGGATGTGTATGACGGTTGAACCGTCCGGATTGCCGATGTTAATGTTGATCGCGGGTTGTGGGCCAAAGTTGATGACGATGGGCGTGTTCAAGGGGGCCGAGTCGTCGCCACCGTGAATATGGATGGGGCCCATCGGAGCGGTGATTGTGCCGCCGAATATGCCCAAATCGAGATCCCCTCGGGCGTTGATCACCGGAATGGTGATGGCGGGAATGGAGATGTCGGTGATGGTGCCGACGATGGGTATGTTGACGGGCACGTCGACGGTGAGGAATGCGGACACGCTGTCGACCGTAACGGTGTAGTTGGCCGCCAACAGGCCCTGCCTATCGGCGCGCCAGAAAAAGCCGTTGTTCATATCGCCGCTGATAAAGCCGCCGGTGTCAAAGTCGCCGGAGTTCGCGATGCCGGTGTTGTAATGGCCGGTGTTATACAAGCCGGTGTTGTAGTCGCCGGGGTTGGCGATGCCGGTGTTGTAATGGCCGGTGTTATACAGGCCGGTGTTGTAGTCGCCGGGGTTGGCGATGCCGGTGTTGTAATGGCCGGTGTTATACAAGCCGGTGTTGTAGGCGCCCGCATTGCCGATGCCGGTGTTGCCGGTGCCGGAGTTGCCGATGCCGAAGTTGCCGCTGCCCGAGTTTCCGATGCCGATGTTGCCGGTGCCCGAGTTGAAGAGGCCGATGTTGCCGGTGCCTGAGTTCAGGGCGCCGACACCGACCTGGCCGGTGCCGCTGAGCCCGATGCCGATGTTGCCGCTGCCGGTGAGCCCGATGCCGAAGTTGCCGCTGCCGGTGTTGCCGAAGCCGATGTTGTGGCTGCCGGTGTTGCCGAAGCCGATGTTGCTGCTGCCCAGGTTGCCGAATCCGAGGTTGTTGCTGCCCACATCGCCGAAGCCGAAGTTGGCCGCACCCTGGTTTCCGAGGCCGAAGTTGTAGGCGCCGACGTTGCCGCTGCCCACGTTGAAATCGCCGAAGTTTCCGCTGCCCACATTCCATCGGCCGAGGTCAGCAAGACCCAGGTTCACCATCGTTGTCCCGGTTGGGCCGCGGAACAGGCCGGCCAGGTCGGTGCCGGTGGTTGACCAGCCCGATAGGTTGGCTGCCACGGTCAGGTTTGCGGTGCCGGTGTTGTGAAAGCCCGAGACGACGTTGCCCAGGTTCGCCCAACCCGATTGCAGCGAGCCGAAGTTCTGGAATCCGGAGTTTCCCATGCTTGCCGAGGCGCTGTTCCAGAAGCCCGAGTTGTTGCCGCCGACGTTGCCGAAGCCTGATGCGGAACCGGCGCCGGAGTTGAAGAAGCCCGACGAGGGGGTGGAACTCGAGTTCCCGAACCCAGGGGCGGGCGGTATGTCGAGCAGCACGATTCTGATGGGGCCGACACCGCTGCGAATTGCGATCGGCAGCGAGGTAGTCGGTCCGCCGACGGTGACATCGATCACCGGCAGGGTACCGGTGATGGGCGGAATGATGATGGGTCCGATGGTGTAATCGACGATTCCGGCTCCATTGATGACGATCGGCGAAATGGTGAGCCCGTTCTCGAGAGCAAAGCTGTCGAGATCCAGGTGGATCGGGATATTGATGGGGACGTTGAGGTCCATGTTCACCAGGGGAAATTCGGGGATGTTAATTTCAACGTGCGCACCCCACAGCCCTTGGAAATCGCCCCGCCAAAAGACGCCGTTGCTATAGTTTCCCGCGTTGAAGGCGCCGGTGTTGACGTTACCCGAGTTTGCCAGCCCGGTGTTGTAATCGCCGGTGTTGAAGCTGCCGGTGTTGTAGTTGCCGGTGTTGTAGTTGCCGGTGTTGGTGCTGCCGGTGTTGAAGCTGCCGGTGTTGTAGTTGCCGGGGTTGGCGATGCCGGTGTTGGTGCTGCCGGCGTTGGCGATGCCGGTGTTGTAGTTGCCCGCGTTGGCGATGCCCGTGTTGCCGGTGCCCGGGTTCCACAGGCCCCAGTTGCCGGTGCCCGAGTTCCCGATGCCCACGTTGCCGATGCCCGGGTTGCCGATGCCCCAGTTTGCGGTGCCCGCGTTGAACAGGCCGACGTTGCCGCTGCCCGCGTTGAACAGGCCGACGTTGCCGCTGCCCGAGTTGAACAGGCCGACGTTGCCGCTGCCCGAATTCAGGGCGCCGAAACCGATCTGGCCACTGCCGGTGAGCCCGATGCCGATGTTGTTGTCGCCGGTGAGCCCGATGCCGATGTTGTTGCTACCGGTGTTGGCAAAGCCGAGGTTGTTGCTGCCCGCGTTCCCGAAGCCGAAATTGTGGTTGCCCAGGTTCCCCAGGCCGAGGTTGTCGTTGCCGAAATTCCCGGGGCCAATGTTGCCGCTGCCGGCATTGCCGAAGCCGAAGTGGTGGCTGCCGATGTTGCCGCTGCCCAAGTTCGCGGTGCCGACGTTTCCGTATCCGAAGTTGAAGGCGCCGACGTTGCCGCTGCCGATATTGTCACCGCCGATATTCGCAACACCCACGTTAGCGAGCGGGTTGGCAAGGAGCAGGCCCGCGAGGTTGCTGCCTGTATTGGTGCCCGGATTGAAAAAGCCCGAGATTGTGTTACCGAAGTTGGACACTCCCGACACCAACTCGCCAACGTTTTGATAGCCCGACATTCCCGAGGTGCCGGAGGAGAGGTTGAAGAAACCGGAAATGTTGCCGCCCACATTTCCAACGCCAGATACCGTCCCGGTGCCGGAGTTGAAGAATCCCGACGACGGCGTGCCGGTCGTGTTTCCAAAGCCCGGGCGGGCCGGGATGTCGATGGGCGGCAGCTTAACGGGCAGAAGATCGCCGGCGCCGACGATGTCGATCAGGGGGCCCGGGCCGGCACCGATATGCACGCCAATCGCGGGCAGGGCGATCGTGATACTCGAGATGGTGATCGGCCTGGTATCGAGGATTCTTGAAGGAATGTTGTCGAAGAATGTCGCGTGGACCGTGACCGCCGGAATGGTGAAGGACTCCACGGTGACGGTACCGAGTGTGCCGCTGATCGGGATGTCGAGGTAGATCGGCACGTGGAGGTGCATGGGGATGGCGGTGTCGGGAATGGTGCCTGTGCTGCTATAGCCCCACAGCCCTTGGTGGTCGCCCGTCCACAAGAGCCCGTTGCTGTAGTTGCCGGAGATGAATGCGCCGGTGTCGACGTTGCCCGAATTCGCCAGGCCGGTGTTGTAGTTGCCGGTGTTGAGGTAGCCGGTGTTGTAAGAGCCCGGGTTGAGGCCGCCCGTGTTGAAACTTCCCACGTTGAAGCTGCCGGTGTTGTCGTTGCCCGCGTTGCCGATGCCGGTGTTGACGCTGCCGGAGTTGAAGAAGCCGGTGTTGGTGCTGCCGGTGTTGCCCATGCCGGTGTTGCGGCTGCCGGTGTTGCCGACGCCGAGGTTGCCGGTGCCCGAGTTGCCGATGCCGACGTTGCCGGTGCCGGAGTTGAACAAGCCGATGTTGCCGCTGCCCGAGTTCAGCGCGCCGAAACCGAGCTGGCCACTGCCGGTGAGCCCGATACCGACGTTGCTGTTGCCGGTGTTGCCGAAGCCGATGTTGCCGCTGCCGGTGTTGCCAAACCCGATGTTGCCGCTGCCGGTGTTGCCGAAGCCGACGTTGTGGCTGCCATTGTTGCCGAAGCCGACGTTGCCGCTGCCGGTGTTGCCGAAGCCGACGTTTGCGTTGCCGAGGTCGGCCCAGCCGACGTTGTAATCACCCAAGTTCCCGAACCCCAGGTTGTATGCGCCGACGTTGCCCAAGCCCACGTTGAACGTCGACGTCCCGGCCACCTGGCTGTGGAAGAAGCCCGCGAGGTTGCCGCCGATGTTTGACATGCCCGAGACGTTGGCCGGCGTGGCGATGCCGGTGTTGAAAAGGCCCGACACGGTGTTGCCCAGGTTCGCCAGGCCCGATTGCAGTGCGCCGTGGTTTCTGAAGCCGGAGGTTCCGAAGTCCGCGAGGTTCTGAATGCCCGAGATGTTGGCGCCGATGTTGGCGATGCCCGACACGGTTCCGCCGCCGCCGTTGAAAAATCCGGAGGACGGGCTGGTGGTGGAGTTGAAGAAGCCGGTGGCCGTCGGGATGTGGACCAGCGTCCAATCGACGGGGCCGATGCTGGCCGTGACGGGGACCCGCACCACGGTTGAACCCTCGGGATCTCCGATGTTGAACGAGATCGAAGGACCGAAAGCCCTGATTGGCGGGACGGTGACCGAGTCGATCACTCCGTGCGCGAGCGGGACCGGCCCGAGGGGGACGCCGAAACCGAAGTTGACGGACCGCAGGGTAATGCCGCTGAAGAGCGTTTCGGTGACGTTGGCCGTGATGGGGATGTTGATGGGAACGCTCACCTCGACATGAGCGGGAATCTCGGGAACATGGATCGTGTAGTGGGCGCCCCACAGGCCCTGGTAATCGCCCTTCCACAAGAGCCCGTTGCTGTAGTTGCCGGAGATGAAAAAGCCGGTGTTGATATCGCCGGAATTCGCCAGGCCGGTGTTGTAGGTGCCGGTGTTGAGGTAACCGGTGTTGTAGGAGCCCGGGTTGAGGCCGCCCGTGTTGAAATTTCCCGCGTTGAAGCTACCGGTGTTGTAGTCGCCCGCGTTGCCGATTCCGGTGTTGACGCTGCCGGAGTTGAAGAAACCCGTGTTGACATCGCCGGAGTTGAAGAAGCCCGTATTGGCGCCGCCGGTGTTGCCAAGACCGGCATTGCCGCTGCCGGTGTTGCCGACGCCGAGGTTGCCGGTGCCCGAGTTGCCGACGCCGACGTTGTCGGTGCCGGAGTTGAACAAGCCGATGTTGCCGCTGCCCGAGTTCCAACCGCCGAAGCCCACCAGGTTGCTACCAATAAACCCGATACCGACGTTGTTGTTGCCGGTGTTGCCGAAGCCGATGTTGCCGTCACCGGTGTTGCCGAAGCCGATGTTGCCGCTGCCGGTGTTGCCGAAGCCGATGTTGCCGTTGCCGGTGTTGCCGAAGCCGAAGTTGTTGTTGCCCAGGTCGCCGAAACCGACGTTGGCGTTGCCGAAGTTTCCGCTGCCGAGGTTGAAACTTCCGATGTTGCCGCTGCCCAGGTTGAAGTTGCCGGAGTTTCCACTACCCAGGTTCAATTGGCCAAGGTTTCCCAAACCCAGGCTGAACGCCGACATCCCGCCAACCTGGTCGTGGAACAAGCCGACGAGGTTGCTGCCGGTGTTGAAGAGACCCGAGACATTGGCCGGCGCCACGAGGCCCGCCAGGCCGGTGTTGGAGAAGCCCGAGACGCTGCTCCCCAAGTTTGCCCAGCCCGATTGCAGCGAGCCGAAGTTGAGGAAGCCCGAATTTCCGATGACATTCCCCACGCCGCCGTTCCAGATGCCCGAACTGCTGCCGCCGAAGTTTTGGAAACCAGATGTGCCACCGGCGCCCGAATTAAAGAAGCCCGACGAGGGGCTGGTGGTCGAATTTCCGAAGCCGGGGCCCGCCGGGATGTTGAGCAGCGTGATCGTCCCGCCCTCGAGGGCACCGACAATGCTGAGGGGTATGGCAACGTCTGGTCCGCCGATTGTAAGTACGATCGGAGGAACAGTAATAGTTGATGCGCCGAGGACGACGGGGCCAAAAAAGAACAGACCGCCCAGGTAGTCGATTCGGGGGAAAACTGTTCCGGCTACGGTGAGAGGTATGGGCATGCCCCCCAGGGGAATTGCCATATTTACCGGTATAATCATCTGCATGTTTATGGGCATGTAGGGGATGGTGACGGAGAGATCGATGGCGATCTGGCCCTGGTTATCACCCAACATGAAGAAGCCGTTGTTGAAGTTGCCCGTGTTGAAGGCGCCGGTGTTGACGTCGCCCGTGTTGAAAAATCCGGTGTTGATGTTGCCCGTATTGAAGTGGCCGGTGTTGGTGTTGCCCGGGTTGAAGCCGCCCGTGTTGGTGCTGCCCACGTTGAAGCTGCCGGTGTTGTAGCTGCCGGTGTTGTACAAGCCCGTGTTGACGCCGCCGGCATTGTAGAAGCCGGTGTTGTAGTGGCCGGCGTTGCCGACGCCCGTGTTGCCGGTGCCGGGATTCTCGACGCCCCAGTTTCCGATCCCTGCGTTGAGCAGGCCCCGATTCCCGGTGCCCGAGTTTGCGATGCCGACATTTCCGGTTCCCGCGTTGAACAGACCGACGTTGTTGGTGCCCGAATTGAGGAGGCCGATGTTGCCGCTGCCCGAATTCAGGCCGCCGAAGCCCACCAGGTTGCTGCCGGTAAATCCGATACCGACGTTGTTGTTGCCGGTGTTGCCGAAGCCGACGTTCCCGTTACCGGTGTTGCCGAAGCCGATGTTGCCGCTGCCGGCGTTGCCGAAGCCGATGTTGCCGCTGCCAGCGTTGCCGAAGCCGAAGTTGTGGCTGCCCAGGTTGCCCAAACCGAAGTTTGCGTCGCCGATGTTTCCGCCACCGACGTTGTGGCTGCCGATGTTTCCGTCACCGAAGAGGTTATAGCTACCGAAATTTCCGCTGCCGAAGATGTTGTAGTCGCCTAGGTTTGCGTTGGCGAAGATGTTGTAGTTACCGAGGTTCGCGTTGCCGAGGATGTTTCCGACGCCCTGGTTTGCCAAGCCCACGTTGAGCAGATTGATGCGGAGGAAGGCGCCCGACACGTTTCTTCCGGCGTTAAAGACACCCGAGACATTGGCCGGGGTGGTGACGTTCACCATGCTCAAGTTGATGAGGCCCGACATGGTGTTACCCGAGTTCACCAGGCCCGATACCAACACGCCGACGTTTGCAAAGCCTGAGTTACCGGTGGCCCCCAATGACGTGTTGAAGAATCCAGAGTTGTTGGCACCGGTGTTGAAGAAGCCCGATGCGCTGCCGGCGCCGGTGTTGAAAAAGCCCGACGACGGCACCGTGGTCGAGTTACCGAAACCAGGGCCCCCGAAAAACAGGCCCTGGTAATTGCCTCTCCACAAGAAGCCGTTGCTGTAGTTGCCGTAGATGAAAGCGCCGGTGTTGACATCGCCCGAGTTGGCAAAGCCGGTGTTGTGATTGCCGGTGTTGAAGTAGCCGGTGTTGTGATCGCCGGCGTTGAAGCCGCCGGTGTTGCCGGTGCCCGGGTTGAAGCTGCCGGTGTTGTAGTTGCCCGAGTTGCCGACGCCGGTGTTGGCGATGCCGGAGTTGAAAAAGCCGGTGTTGACGCTGCCGGAATTGCCGATGCCGGTGTTGAGGCTGCCGGTGTTTCCGATGCCGAAGTTTCCGGTGCCCGAGTTTCCGATGCCGATGTTGCCGGTGCCCGAGTTGAACAACCCGACATTGCCGGTGCCCGAGTTGAGGCCGCCGGCGAGACCGAAACCCGCCAGGTTGCTGCCGGTAAGCCCGATCCCGAGGTTGTTGTCGCCGGAGTTGGCAAACCCGGTGTTGCCGAAGCCAAAGTTGCCCAAGCCGAAGTTTCCGCTGCCGGTGTTGCCAAAGCCGATGTTGTGGCTGCCGGTGTTGCCGAAGCCGATGTTGCCGTTGCCGGTGTTGCCGAAGCCGATGTTGTTGCTGCCGATGTTTGCCGAACCAACGTTGTAGTCGCCGATGTTCGCGTTGCCGACGTTGGGGAAGCCGATGTTCGCGAAACCGAGGTTGAAGCCCGCAACGCGCAACACGGTGGCCTGCGCGGCCCCGGGTCCGGCGGCCGGCGCCGCGCCGGCTGCGGCCGTGTGGGCGAGGCTAGCGCCGACCGCGCTCGCTGCGCCCACCAGCTGGCCTTGCAGGTCCGCCAACAGCCCAGACGCAAACGGCGTCAACTCCGAGACGGCGGCCGAAGCCGCGGCATGGTAGCCCAACATTGCGGCCACATCCTGGGCCCACATCTGCTCGTACTGCGCCTCGATCGCTGCGATCGCCGGGGCGTTTTGGCCCAGCAGGTTCGACAGCACCAGCGACCGAAATTGCGAGCGGTTGGCCGAAATGACCGATGGACGCACCGTCGCGGCCAGGGCTGCTTCGAACGCGGCCGCCGTCATGCGGACCTGCGTGGCCGCTTGTTCTGCCCGCATCGTCGCCGTGCTCAGCCATTCGAGATAGGGTGCGGCCGCACGCGTCATCGCCGCCGACGCCGCACCCCGCCATGCGGTGTCCGCCAGGCCCGACGTCACCGACGAAAACGAGGCCGCGGCCGAACCCAACTCGGTGGCCAGCCCCTGCCAGCCAGCCGCTGCGTTCAACAGCGGTTCCAGCCCTGCACCGAGAAAGAGTCGCGCCGAATTGATCTCCGGGGGCAGCAGGGTGTAATCCATCGCCAGGCCTCAACCGGAGCCCATGGCCGCAGCCGTAGCGGGGACGGACGTCAGTTGACCAGCGTCGGCCGATGGGGATTCGTCAACAGCGGTGTGGTCCAGGATGGCGTTTGATCCTTGCCCCGGTGAGGCGTATCCGATCGCGGTCACAGCGGCCGTCTCGCCATTCGGGCATGCCCGGCCCGCACATGACCCGGTCACCATTGCCCACTATCGAGCATGGCTGGTCTCACAAAGACCGCGAATCGATCGCGTCGACCCGTCACCCTGAACCCCCGAATCCCCGAAAACCCGCAATCACATCGATGTAGCCAAGGCGGCCACTGTGTGGTACGTGAATTCGGTGATCCTGTGCCAATTGTGAAACCAGCAGGCTGGGGTGCCACCCCGATCTTCCCGAAGGGCGCGTCCATGCCGGCTGCGGCAAATTTACCGCATCGTCATTTCGGGTATCCGGCGTTTACCGGAATTGGGTCGTCATCGTTGACCGGTGTGGGTCGTCCGAGTCGTCGGCTGGGCTATCACCGCCAAATCCGCAGACCCCACCCCGGGCAGGCACGCCGCCGCGATAACGACTACCTTCAGCTATACGCACCGAGTAGGGCAGCCATACCAGCCAGAGCGCAAAGGGGTTCTCGTGGCCGACACCGACGACACCGCAACCCTCCGGTATCCGGGGGGCGAGCTCGATCTGCAGATCGTCCGCGCCTCCGAAGGCAACGACGGCATTGCCCTCGGCCCGCTGTTGGCCAAGACGGGGTACACCACATTCGATGTCGGCTTCGTCAACACCGCGTCCACCAAGAGCGCCATCACCTATATCGACGGCGATGCCGGCATTCTGCGCTACCGCGGCTATCCCATCGAACAGCTCGCCGAGAAGTCCACCTTCATCGAGGTCAGCTACCTGCTGATCTACGGCGAGTTGCCGAACACCGAGCAGCTGGCCGAATTCACCCACCGGATCCAGCGGCACACCATGCTGCACGAGGACCTCAAACGGTTCTTCGACGGCTTTCCGCGTAACGCGCACCCGATGCCGGTGTTGTCCAGCGTGGTCAACGCGTTGAGCGCCTACTACCAGGATGCGCTGGACCCGATGGACAACGGTCAGGTGGAACTGTCGACCATTCGTCTGCTGGCCAAGCTGCCCACCATCGCCGCCTACGCGTACAAGAAATCGGTCGGTCAGCCGTTCCTCTACCCGGACAACTCGCTGACCCTGGTGGAGAACTTCCTGCGAATGACCTTCGGTTTGCCGGCCGAGCCCTACCAGCCCGATCCCGAGGTGGTGCGCGCCCTGGACATGCTGTTCATCTTGCACGCCGACCACGAGCAGAACTGTTCGACGTCGACCGTGCGCCTGGTGGGCTCTTCGCGGGCCAACCTGTTCACCTCGATTTCCGGCGGCATCAACGCGTTGTGGGGCCCGCTGCACGGCGGCGCCAACCAGGCGGTGCTCGAGATGCTCGAGAACATCCGCCAAAGCGGGGACGATGTCGGTGAATTCGTCCGAAAGGTGAAGAACCGCGAGGCCGGCGTGAAATTGATGGGCTTCGGCCACCGGGTCTACAAGAACTACGATCCGCGGGCCCGCATCGTCAAGGAACAGGCCGACAAGATCCTCGCCAAGCTCGGCGGCGACGACGACCTGCTGAACATCGCCAAGGGCTTGGAAGAGGCGGCGCTGACCGACGACTACTTCATCGAGCGCAAGCTGTACCCCAACGTCGACTTTTACACCGGCCTGATCTACCGGGCCCTCGGTTTCCCCACCCGGATGTTCACCGTGTTGTTCGCGTTGGGTCGGCTGCCCGGCTGGATCGCGCACTGGCGTGAGATGCACGACGAGGGTGACAGCAAGATCGGCCGGCCCCGCCAGATCTACACCGGCTACACCGAGCGCGCCTACCTTTCCATCGACGCGCGGTAAGCCGGCCGCGCCTCCCGCTTGCCGAGCAGACGCAAAAGCCCCTAAACCGCCAGGTTTTAGGGGCTTTTGCGTCTGCTCGCCAGAGAAGCCAGCACCGCCATCGCGGCGTTGTGCCCGCCGATGCCCGACACCGCCCCGCCGCGACGGGCGCCCGAGCCGCACAGCATGATCCGCTCGTGCTCGGTGGCTACCCCCCACTGCCGTGCCGGGGTGTCCAGCGGGTCGTCGTCGTCGGCGAACGGCCAGCACAACGCGCCGTGGAAGATGTTGCCCGCGGTCATCTGCAGTGTGTGCTGCAGGTCCGCGGTGGTGGCGGTCTCCACGCACGGGCGGCCGTGCGCATCGGCCATCAGCACCTGCTGAATCGGCTCGGCCAGCACGGAATTCAACGACGCCAGCACCGACTCGGTCAGCCGGTGGCGCAACGTATCGGGGTCGACGGCCCCGAACACCGAATGCGGTGTGTGCAGGCCGAACACCGTCAGGGTGTGGGCGCCCGCCGCCCGCAGCCCGGGCGACAGGACGCTCGGGTCGGTCAGCGAATGGCAGTAGGCCTCGCACGGCAACGGATCCGGCAGCCGCCTCCCGGCCGCCCGCGAGTAGGCGGCGTCCAGCTGGCACCAGGTTTCGTTGACGTGAAACGTTCCGGCAAACGCCTGGTCCGGTGTGACGCGATCGTCGCGCAACCGGGGCAGTCGGCGCACCACCATGTTGACCTTGACCTGCGCGCCCGGGGCCAGTGGGGGTTCCGGTTCGCCCAGCAGCCCGGCCAGCACCGTCGGTGTGACGCCCGCCAGCACGAACCTGCCCCGGATCAGGTGCTCGCCGCCGCGACTGCGATAGCGTACCTCGCCGTCCGGGTTGACGGCGAAAACGTCTGCGCCGGTGGTTATTTCGGCTCCGTGGCGGACGGCCGCGGTGGCCAGGGCGGAGGTCAGCGCGCCCATGCCACCGACCGGAACGTCCCAGTCGCCGGTGCCCCCGCCGAGCACGTGATACAGCAAGCAGACGTTCGGCGCCAGCGACGGGTCGCCCAGGCGCGCGAAGGTGCCGATCAGCGCGTCGGTGGCGATCACCCCACGGACCAGGTCAGAGCGCACCGCCTCGGTAATGGCGTGTCCGATGGGCTCGTCGACCAGGGCGTGCCAGGCCGCCGCCGCCTCGGGATCGCCGCGGTCCAGCACCTTCCGGTGGGCCTGCGCGCGGGTGGGCAGCGGTTGCATCAGGGTCGGCCACAGGTGTTCGGTCACCAGCCGGCAGCGCCGGTAGAAGGCGGCAAACCCGCGGTGGTCACCGTCGTCGCCGATGGCCGCGAACGTGCCGTGGCGGCCGATCAGCAGGCCGGAGCGCCCCGCGGTGGCCG comes from the Mycobacterium shinjukuense genome and includes:
- a CDS encoding phytoene desaturase family protein; translated protein: MAVDGPREFDAVVVGGGHNGLVAAAYLARAGLAVRVLERLGHVGGAAVSAQAFDGVEVRVSRYAYLVSLLPSRIVDDLGATVRLARRRFSSYTPDPATAGRSGLLIGRHGTFAAIGDDGDHRGFAAFYRRCRLVTEHLWPTLMQPLPTRAQAHRKVLDRGDPEAAAAWHALVDEPIGHAITEAVRSDLVRGVIATDALIGTFARLGDPSLAPNVCLLYHVLGGGTGDWDVPVGGMGALTSALATAAVRHGAEITTGADVFAVNPDGEVRYRSRGGEHLIRGRFVLAGVTPTVLAGLLGEPEPPLAPGAQVKVNMVVRRLPRLRDDRVTPDQAFAGTFHVNETWCQLDAAYSRAAGRRLPDPLPCEAYCHSLTDPSVLSPGLRAAGAHTLTVFGLHTPHSVFGAVDPDTLRHRLTESVLASLNSVLAEPIQQVLMADAHGRPCVETATTADLQHTLQMTAGNIFHGALCWPFADDDDPLDTPARQWGVATEHERIMLCGSGARRGGAVSGIGGHNAAMAVLASLASRRKSP